The following are from one region of the Quercus robur chromosome 1, dhQueRobu3.1, whole genome shotgun sequence genome:
- the LOC126713756 gene encoding germin-like protein subfamily 1 member 7, translated as MMKVVIVAIWALATTPVSAYDPSPLQDFCVAINNTDSAVFVNGKFCKDPTLVTANDFFFSGLNILGNTAANKVGSNVTLVNVDKLPGLNTLGVSLARLDFAPYGLNPPHTHPRGTELLVVIEGTLLVGFVTSNPNKLFTKVLNVGDVFVFPIGLIHFQFNIGQTNVVAFVGLSSQNPGVITIANAVFRSNPPINPDVLAKAF; from the exons ATGATGAAAGTTGTAATTGTGGCCATTTGGGCTTTGGCAACCACCCCTGTTTCAGCTTATGACCCTAGTCCTTTGCAAGACTTTTGTGTAGCAATTAACAACACCGATTCTGCTG TTTTtgtgaatggaaaattttgcaaggaCCCAACACTTGTCACAGCCaatgattttttcttctctggaCTCAATATTCTTGGAAACACAGCTGCAAATAAAGTCGGATCAAATGTCACTCTTGTGAACGTCGATAAATTACCAGGTCTGAACACTCTAGGCGTATCTTTGGCTCGCCTTGACTTTGCTCCATATGGCTTGAATCCTCCTCACACTCACCCTCGCGGCACTGAGCTTTTGGTTGTCATAGAGGGTACTCTCTTAGTTGGATTTGTCACCTCCAACCCAAACAAACTCTTCACCAAAGTTCTTAATGTGGGCGACGTCTTTGTATTCCCAATTGGTCTCATTCACTTCCAATTCAACATAGGGCAAACTAATGTTGTTGCCTTTGTTGGTCTCAGTAGTCAAAATCCTGGAGTGATCACCATAGCAAATGCTGTCTTCAGATCTAATCCTCCAATCAATCCTGATGTTCTCGCCAAGGCCTTCTAG